The Chloroflexi bacterium ADurb.Bin180 genome has a window encoding:
- the nucH gene encoding Thermonuclease precursor: MRSIRPSIRLERVACLSRLLVSGLLLCLCLGCAAVGRPTPTPYPTYTPRPTYTYYPTLSPNPTATPASLPPREGWERARVLRVTDGDTIDVVIGDRTFTVRYIGVDAPEINAPCYSEATQFNSYLVQSQGRIVYLERDTRETDVYDRLLRYVWLIGPDKYVMVNAELVTMGYALAKAYPPDTKYQPYLTQAQEQARQNGLTTCLITPTPSPTATPVPSPTQATATPRPRTPTSTPAPATDCPQGCVSPPPGCTIKGNINSSGVKIYHMPGQRYYEQTVIDPSRGERWFCTEQEAEANGWRKSKQ, translated from the coding sequence ATGCGCTCCATCCGCCCCAGCATACGCCTGGAGAGGGTTGCTTGCCTGTCGCGGCTTCTGGTCAGCGGCCTGCTGCTTTGCCTCTGTCTCGGCTGCGCGGCAGTCGGCCGACCCACTCCAACCCCCTATCCGACGTACACACCGCGGCCCACTTACACCTACTACCCAACTCTTTCGCCCAACCCCACAGCCACACCGGCCAGTCTACCGCCCCGCGAGGGCTGGGAAAGGGCGCGGGTTCTCCGCGTGACGGACGGCGACACCATCGATGTTGTGATTGGCGACAGGACATTCACCGTCCGCTACATCGGAGTGGATGCGCCAGAGATCAACGCCCCATGCTATTCCGAGGCGACCCAGTTCAATTCCTACCTGGTGCAGAGCCAGGGGCGAATTGTGTACCTGGAGCGCGACACCAGAGAGACCGATGTCTACGACCGGCTGCTGCGCTATGTCTGGCTCATTGGCCCGGACAAGTACGTCATGGTGAACGCCGAGCTGGTCACCATGGGCTATGCCCTGGCCAAGGCCTATCCTCCCGACACCAAGTACCAGCCCTACCTCACCCAGGCGCAGGAGCAGGCCCGCCAGAACGGCTTGACAACCTGTCTCATTACTCCAACCCCTTCGCCGACCGCCACACCCGTTCCCAGTCCAACCCAGGCCACCGCAACTCCCAGGCCGCGCACCCCTACTTCCACTCCTGCTCCTGCCACCGATTGCCCACAGGGCTGCGTTTCACCGCCACCTGGTTGCACGATCAAGGGCAACATCAACTCCAGTGGCGTCAAGATCTACCACATGCCTGGCCAACGCTACTACGAGCAGACGGTCATCGACCCCAGCAGAGGCGAGCGCTGGTTCTGCACCGAACAGGAAGCCGAAGCCAACGGCTGGCGCAAGAGCAAGCAGTAG
- the pepA gene encoding Cytosol aminopeptidase translates to MLIEAKIGSIAKEGSELAVVGLFEEEKELTVAAALDSALGGRITDLLSWGDFRGTKGETSVVYPGANKVKRVLLVGLGKRAELDTERVRLASAAAARKAVSIGVTSYTTAVPEDGNRLKVEAAAQALAEGAILASYRTDLHRTEKEPHETKPLEKVLVLLDGSKARAAAEAGIRAGQAVASAVNWARDLANEPANYITPSALAEQARQMARESGLRCQVLGPEEMRRLGMGALLGVAQGSAQEARFIVVEYKPKGKAGAPLVLVGKGITFDSGGISLKPDQGMEMMKGDMAGAAAVLAAVKAIAALGLPRRVIGLLPATENLPSGTAYKPGDVLTSITGKTIEVISTDAEGRLILADALGYGQRFKPAAMIDLATLTGACVVALGNVGAGLFANNDDLASRVESASRESGEKVWRMPLWPEYAEQIKSDVADMKNTGGRPAGAITAALLLSKFAGDTPWVHLDIAGVSGAEKETALQPRGATGFGVRLLVQLVRDWR, encoded by the coding sequence ATGCTCATCGAAGCAAAGATCGGCTCGATTGCGAAAGAAGGTTCCGAGTTGGCAGTGGTGGGTCTGTTCGAGGAGGAGAAGGAGCTAACCGTGGCGGCGGCACTCGACTCGGCGCTTGGCGGCAGGATTACTGACCTGCTTTCCTGGGGTGATTTTCGGGGTACCAAGGGGGAAACGTCAGTCGTATACCCCGGTGCCAACAAGGTCAAGCGCGTTCTGCTGGTCGGGCTGGGGAAGCGCGCTGAACTGGACACAGAGCGCGTTCGGCTGGCGTCGGCCGCAGCGGCGCGCAAGGCCGTCTCCATCGGGGTGACCAGCTATACGACGGCGGTCCCGGAAGATGGAAACAGGCTCAAGGTCGAAGCAGCTGCTCAAGCGTTGGCCGAGGGCGCCATCCTGGCCAGCTATCGCACCGACCTCCACCGCACCGAAAAAGAGCCGCACGAGACCAAACCCTTGGAGAAAGTGCTGGTTCTGCTGGACGGCAGCAAGGCCAGGGCCGCAGCCGAGGCCGGAATCCGTGCTGGGCAGGCCGTTGCCTCCGCGGTGAACTGGGCCAGAGACCTGGCCAACGAGCCGGCCAACTACATTACTCCCAGCGCATTGGCCGAGCAGGCGCGCCAGATGGCGCGTGAGAGTGGCCTGCGCTGTCAAGTCCTTGGTCCGGAGGAGATGCGCCGGCTGGGAATGGGAGCCTTGCTCGGTGTGGCCCAGGGCAGCGCCCAGGAAGCGCGGTTCATCGTGGTGGAATACAAGCCCAAAGGGAAGGCGGGCGCGCCGTTGGTGCTGGTGGGAAAAGGCATCACTTTTGACAGTGGCGGCATCTCACTGAAACCCGACCAGGGTATGGAGATGATGAAGGGCGATATGGCCGGTGCCGCGGCGGTGCTGGCTGCGGTAAAAGCTATTGCTGCCCTGGGGCTGCCGAGGCGGGTGATTGGCTTGCTTCCGGCGACGGAAAACCTGCCCAGCGGAACGGCCTACAAGCCCGGCGATGTGCTGACCAGCATCACTGGCAAGACCATCGAGGTCATCAGCACTGACGCCGAGGGACGCCTGATCCTGGCCGACGCGCTGGGATACGGGCAGCGCTTTAAGCCAGCGGCAATGATTGACCTGGCAACTCTGACGGGTGCCTGCGTCGTTGCCCTGGGGAATGTGGGTGCCGGCCTTTTCGCCAACAACGATGACCTGGCATCGCGGGTTGAATCAGCTTCACGAGAGAGCGGTGAAAAAGTGTGGCGCATGCCGCTCTGGCCCGAGTACGCTGAGCAGATCAAGAGCGACGTTGCGGACATGAAGAACACGGGCGGTCGGCCTGCGGGGGCGATCACCGCAGCACTCCTGCTGAGCAAGTTTGCCGGAGATACGCCCTGGGTGCACCTGGACATCGCCGGAGTGTCGGGCGCTGAGAAGGAGACGGCACTACAGCCGCGAGGTGCGACGGGCTTTGGGGTGCGACTGCTGGTGCAGCTCGTTCGCGATTGGCGCTAG
- a CDS encoding YhhN-like protein yields MYVLAALVLAGLAGGLLVGKPNEERTGRLPRALRIGLSGILVISALIHLVLGAWDHAAELYAALIFLGMLCGFVGDLIMARLVRVPNRLVCGMAAFGIGHLLYSGAFCFLSLQLTSDGCRYLLLWLVPLGVFVLWAWNHYIRKPGGSKVINLGSLGYALVIAVMTSLALNLSVLATRLAAAGLGAALFVISDLALGNWQVQGHDWPGVNDVIWTTYVLGQLLIVSSVAGAVICLS; encoded by the coding sequence GTGTATGTCCTGGCGGCGCTTGTTCTGGCCGGACTTGCCGGTGGTCTGCTCGTGGGCAAGCCGAATGAAGAGCGCACCGGTCGGCTTCCCCGCGCCCTGCGTATCGGCCTGTCGGGCATCCTGGTCATCTCTGCGCTGATTCACCTGGTTCTGGGAGCCTGGGACCATGCGGCCGAGCTATACGCCGCCTTGATCTTCCTCGGCATGCTGTGCGGTTTCGTGGGTGACCTGATTATGGCGCGGCTGGTGCGAGTGCCCAATCGGCTGGTTTGCGGAATGGCGGCATTCGGGATTGGCCATCTGCTCTACTCGGGAGCATTCTGCTTCCTGTCCCTGCAACTGACCTCCGACGGGTGTCGGTACTTGCTACTCTGGCTGGTGCCGTTGGGTGTGTTTGTGCTGTGGGCCTGGAACCACTACATCCGCAAACCGGGTGGCAGCAAAGTGATCAATCTGGGCAGCCTGGGCTATGCGCTGGTGATTGCGGTGATGACGAGCCTGGCACTGAATCTGTCCGTGTTGGCGACTCGCCTCGCTGCAGCAGGCCTCGGGGCAGCTCTGTTTGTGATTTCGGACCTCGCTCTTGGTAACTGGCAAGTTCAAGGGCATGATTGGCCCGGTGTGAACGATGTTATCTGGACCACGTATGTGCTGGGACAGTTGCTGATCGTTAGTTCCGTGGCCGGAGCGGTCATCTGTTTGAGCTAA
- the priA gene encoding Primosomal protein N', translating to MTVAAGMQFAQVVVHSPGGSTARTGEVAASEVDQSPHLQGFHYEIPEGMEVLPGHLVWVPFGRRELPGIVLGRAESSPVERTKPLLALIDPEPVLRPYQLALMRWIAGYYRTPLHRVAWSMFPRELSWTPEWSVSLLDEATAEVALSAGEQGLVDYLRSRGPSRLTHLAARFAPGDVRAWVDRLVRRGLLRKEPLAGRAGVKPKLERVVSLEAPPQPEAVAALEKAPQQKRLLAYLLELGSSAGYPVQVALGDLSKATGNPATAVRALAKRGLVRLEEREIRRDPLAGRAFASSVRPEFTADQEAAWHEIDQALQRVDSTVFLLHGVTGSGKTELYLRALEQVLAAGGQGIVLVPEISLTPQTIRRFAARFGQRLAVLHSRLAVGERYDEWRRIRAGEADVVIGPRSALFAPLLRPKLVVVDEEHEWTYKQQEMPCYHARDVAIKLGELTGATVVLGTATPDVTSYYRAERGEFKLLRLPHRVVGHEPMIRPAGAGTMPVSGESEHVGAPAAPRETGLPPVEVVDLRAELRAGNRSPFSRSLQRAMAATLAARQQVILFLNRRGTASFVLCRDCGYVVQCPRCSAVLTHHGDTNALLCHHCNLRVPAPSRCPRCDSERIRYFGIGTEKVAQLVRELFPQARILRWDRDVTGGKDAHEGILDQFVAHKADVLIGTQMIAKGLDLPLVTLVGVVTADTALHLPDLRAGERTFQLLTQVAGRAGRSSLGGRVIVQTYAPDNYAIQAASRHDYEAFYHEELEFRRQQGYPPYGQLVRLLFVHANVDRCAAETKRLADQLRDRIARQGVPDVDVIGPAPCFLERIRGRYRWQIVLRGARPASILESGDFPEGWQVDVDPVSLL from the coding sequence ATGACCGTGGCAGCAGGGATGCAATTTGCCCAGGTGGTAGTACACTCTCCCGGTGGCAGCACTGCGAGAACGGGAGAGGTGGCGGCCTCTGAGGTTGACCAGTCCCCCCACCTCCAAGGATTCCACTATGAGATCCCGGAGGGAATGGAGGTCCTGCCGGGGCACCTGGTGTGGGTTCCCTTCGGCCGACGAGAGCTGCCTGGAATCGTACTGGGCCGGGCGGAATCTTCTCCTGTTGAGCGAACGAAACCCCTGCTCGCGCTCATCGATCCTGAGCCGGTGCTCAGGCCCTACCAACTGGCACTGATGCGCTGGATCGCCGGCTACTACCGAACCCCTCTGCATCGTGTGGCGTGGAGCATGTTTCCCCGTGAGCTGAGCTGGACGCCTGAGTGGAGCGTGAGCCTGCTCGACGAGGCCACCGCAGAAGTAGCGCTGAGTGCAGGCGAACAGGGGCTGGTAGACTATCTTCGTAGCCGTGGACCGTCGCGTCTCACTCATCTTGCGGCAAGGTTTGCGCCAGGTGACGTGCGAGCCTGGGTCGACCGATTGGTGCGTCGGGGATTGCTGCGGAAAGAGCCCCTGGCTGGCAGGGCCGGAGTCAAGCCCAAGCTGGAGCGAGTGGTCAGCCTCGAGGCGCCCCCTCAGCCCGAGGCCGTCGCCGCGCTTGAGAAAGCACCACAACAGAAACGGTTGCTGGCGTACCTGCTTGAGCTGGGCTCGAGCGCTGGTTACCCAGTGCAGGTGGCGCTGGGCGACCTGAGCAAGGCCACGGGAAATCCGGCGACAGCGGTCCGCGCGCTGGCGAAGCGTGGCCTGGTCCGACTGGAAGAGCGCGAGATCCGACGCGACCCGTTGGCCGGGCGAGCCTTTGCTTCTTCGGTGAGGCCCGAGTTCACCGCCGACCAGGAAGCCGCCTGGCACGAGATCGATCAGGCGCTGCAGAGGGTCGATTCGACCGTTTTTCTCTTGCACGGTGTTACCGGAAGCGGCAAGACCGAGCTCTACCTGAGGGCGCTGGAGCAGGTGCTGGCCGCAGGCGGGCAGGGAATCGTGCTCGTTCCGGAGATCTCGCTGACACCACAAACCATTCGCCGCTTTGCCGCACGATTTGGTCAACGCCTGGCCGTGCTTCACAGCCGGCTGGCGGTTGGAGAACGCTACGACGAATGGAGGCGCATCAGGGCAGGAGAAGCCGATGTGGTCATCGGGCCCCGTTCGGCTCTCTTTGCCCCCCTGCTGCGCCCCAAGTTGGTGGTAGTGGATGAGGAACACGAATGGACCTACAAACAGCAAGAGATGCCCTGCTACCACGCCAGGGATGTGGCGATCAAGCTGGGCGAACTGACGGGAGCAACGGTGGTCCTCGGTACAGCGACGCCTGACGTCACCTCCTACTACCGTGCCGAGAGGGGCGAGTTCAAGCTGCTGCGTCTGCCCCATCGTGTGGTAGGGCACGAGCCCATGATCCGTCCCGCGGGGGCAGGTACGATGCCTGTCAGCGGAGAGAGCGAGCACGTCGGCGCGCCTGCGGCACCGCGCGAGACAGGCCTGCCGCCAGTCGAGGTGGTTGACCTGAGAGCCGAGCTTCGGGCCGGAAACCGCAGCCCATTCAGTCGCTCGCTGCAACGCGCGATGGCAGCAACGCTGGCGGCCAGGCAGCAGGTCATTCTTTTCTTGAACCGACGCGGAACAGCGAGCTTTGTGCTCTGTCGCGACTGCGGCTACGTTGTCCAATGTCCGCGCTGCAGCGCGGTGCTGACCCATCATGGTGACACGAACGCTCTGTTGTGTCATCACTGCAACCTCAGGGTTCCTGCGCCATCGCGCTGTCCCCGTTGCGATAGCGAACGGATTCGCTACTTTGGCATCGGAACCGAAAAGGTAGCGCAGCTCGTACGGGAGCTGTTCCCCCAGGCGCGCATCCTGCGCTGGGATCGGGACGTTACTGGCGGGAAGGATGCCCACGAGGGGATTCTGGATCAGTTCGTGGCTCACAAGGCCGATGTGCTCATCGGAACGCAGATGATCGCCAAGGGCCTCGATCTGCCGCTGGTGACGCTGGTGGGCGTAGTGACCGCCGATACCGCCCTGCACCTGCCAGACCTGAGGGCGGGGGAGAGAACGTTCCAGCTTTTGACTCAGGTGGCAGGACGAGCGGGAAGGAGCTCACTGGGCGGAAGGGTGATCGTGCAGACTTATGCTCCAGACAACTATGCCATTCAGGCAGCGAGCCGGCACGATTATGAGGCCTTTTACCACGAAGAGCTCGAGTTCCGTCGCCAGCAAGGCTATCCTCCTTATGGCCAACTGGTGCGCTTGCTGTTTGTCCATGCGAACGTGGACAGATGTGCTGCAGAAACCAAACGATTGGCCGATCAACTCCGAGACCGAATTGCACGTCAAGGGGTGCCGGATGTGGATGTGATTGGCCCGGCGCCATGCTTTCTCGAGCGTATCCGCGGCCGCTATCGCTGGCAGATTGTCCTGCGCGGTGCCCGCCCGGCCAGTATTCTTGAGAGTGGAGACTTTCCGGAGGGGTGGCAAGTGGACGTAGATCCCGTGAGTCTGCTCTAG
- the gmk gene encoding Guanylate kinase, translating to MTDTPQKSSSTAAPIGFYGTPQQNPMLVVISGPSGVGKDALVQRLKELGYPFHFVVTATTRKPRKGEQNGKDYYFLSDEEFLDLERRGELLEHALVYGEHKGVPREHARRALASGQDVIMRVDVQGAATIKALLPDAILVFLVAGSEQEWLNRLQRRKTEDPAALERRLATMREEMRRIPEFDYVVVNREGELDHAAEDVVAIIRAERCRTRPRVVRL from the coding sequence ATGACAGACACTCCCCAGAAGAGCAGTTCGACAGCCGCGCCCATCGGCTTCTATGGCACACCTCAGCAGAACCCTATGCTGGTGGTCATTTCCGGACCGTCTGGGGTGGGAAAGGATGCCCTGGTTCAGCGGCTCAAAGAACTGGGCTATCCTTTCCATTTTGTGGTGACCGCCACAACGCGCAAGCCCCGCAAAGGCGAACAGAACGGCAAGGACTATTATTTTCTCAGTGACGAAGAGTTCCTTGATCTGGAGCGGAGGGGAGAACTGCTGGAGCATGCGCTCGTGTACGGCGAGCACAAAGGAGTGCCGAGAGAGCATGCCCGGCGGGCGTTGGCCAGCGGTCAGGATGTGATCATGCGAGTGGACGTACAGGGGGCGGCAACCATCAAAGCGCTGCTGCCAGATGCCATACTTGTCTTTCTGGTGGCCGGTTCGGAGCAGGAATGGTTGAATCGGCTGCAGCGTCGCAAGACAGAGGATCCTGCCGCGCTGGAGAGGCGGCTGGCCACCATGCGCGAAGAGATGCGCCGTATCCCCGAGTTCGACTATGTGGTGGTGAATCGAGAGGGTGAACTGGACCACGCAGCCGAGGACGTGGTTGCCATCATCCGCGCCGAGAGGTGTCGCACCCGGCCGCGAGTCGTCCGGTTGTGA
- a CDS encoding Zinc ribbon domain protein: MPIYEYRCQKCHRRVTIFYRSFAELERSHPVCSHCGHDQLERLVSCVATLKSEDARLDSLADPTAMGDLDESDPKSIGRWMKKMSSESGEDLGDEFREVVDRLESGQAPEDIESAMPGLAPPSAEDAV, translated from the coding sequence ATGCCTATTTACGAATACCGCTGTCAAAAATGCCACCGCCGCGTGACCATCTTTTACCGCAGCTTTGCTGAACTGGAGCGATCTCACCCGGTCTGCAGTCACTGCGGCCACGATCAGCTCGAGCGCCTGGTATCCTGCGTGGCCACCCTCAAGTCGGAGGACGCGCGGCTCGACAGCCTGGCCGATCCCACTGCTATGGGTGACCTGGACGAGAGCGATCCCAAGAGCATTGGCCGCTGGATGAAAAAGATGTCTTCCGAGTCCGGCGAAGACCTGGGCGATGAGTTCCGAGAGGTCGTGGACCGTCTCGAATCAGGCCAGGCTCCGGAGGACATCGAATCGGCGATGCCGGGCCTCGCGCCTCCTTCGGCCGAGGACGCTGTCTAG
- the tmk gene encoding Thymidylate kinase, whose amino-acid sequence MFITFEGPDGSGKTTQLHSLQGYLLKVGYPIVVLREPGGTDIGDQIRQVLHDPANVTMDPRAEVLLYSASRAQLTGEVIVPALRSGKMVLCDRFAESTMAYQGYGHRFDLDKLKAITAFATGGIRPDLVIYLDIEVEEGLRRKARGYQAGQGEWNRMDQKEVEFHRRAREGYLAMAAAEPERWFVLDATLPVEVLQRSIRRKIKGLLAKGCQPRDTGEEVG is encoded by the coding sequence ATGTTCATCACCTTCGAAGGTCCGGACGGCAGCGGCAAGACCACGCAATTGCACAGCCTGCAGGGCTATCTGCTCAAGGTCGGCTATCCTATTGTGGTGCTGCGTGAGCCAGGGGGCACGGACATCGGGGACCAGATCAGGCAGGTGCTGCACGATCCCGCCAATGTGACAATGGATCCGCGCGCCGAGGTGCTGCTCTACTCGGCGTCGCGGGCACAACTTACCGGTGAGGTCATTGTGCCCGCGCTGCGCAGTGGTAAGATGGTGTTGTGCGACCGTTTTGCTGAGTCAACCATGGCCTACCAGGGTTATGGACACAGATTCGACCTGGACAAGCTCAAGGCTATTACTGCCTTTGCGACGGGGGGGATTCGCCCGGACCTGGTCATCTACCTTGACATTGAGGTGGAGGAGGGGCTGCGCCGTAAGGCCCGTGGTTACCAGGCAGGCCAGGGCGAGTGGAACCGGATGGATCAGAAGGAGGTCGAGTTTCATCGCCGTGCCAGAGAGGGCTATCTGGCTATGGCGGCGGCTGAGCCAGAGCGCTGGTTTGTCCTGGATGCCACGTTGCCGGTTGAGGTGTTGCAGCGTTCTATCCGGCGCAAGATCAAAGGATTGCTGGCAAAAGGGTGCCAACCGCGGGATACCGGAGAGGAGGTCGGCTAG
- a CDS encoding R3H domain protein — protein MARLVIADDLDALVAVFPCQIAAALLAVNRSEDLLEIVLDLGRKPNARFVDGEVELSDSEVTQEEIDHVVGRISTFGADNRAGIERTLHRISCIRNRQGKVVGLTCRVGRAVYGTIDIIRDIVEAGKSIMLLGRPGVGKTTMLREIARVLAEKKRVIVVDTSNEIGGDGDIPHPAIGRARRMQVPTPVMQHAVMIEAVENHMPEVIVIDEMGTELEAEAARTIAERGVQLVATAHGNTLDNLMMNPTLSDLVGGIQSVTLSDEEARRRGTQKSVLERKAPPTFEVVVEIQEWDRLAVRHDVAEAVDALLRGRTTPAEVRQRDESGEIHVETAVTHADLPRQAAAVRDTAEERPSRTLRVFPYGISLGRLRQASKALNLPVVVVNDVGEADILMTSKSYYRKRPQTITDAERSGLSVYVLRSNTTTQMEKCLADIFGLESAANPLTLAVRETQEAIELILRGQRSSVELAPQEAFVRRQQHELARASKLSSYSKGKEPYRRVRIQQGQ, from the coding sequence TTGGCCAGACTGGTAATAGCTGATGATCTAGATGCGCTGGTGGCGGTCTTCCCCTGCCAGATAGCAGCAGCGCTGTTGGCGGTGAATCGCAGTGAGGACCTGCTCGAAATCGTGCTTGACCTGGGGCGCAAGCCCAATGCGCGTTTTGTCGACGGCGAGGTGGAGCTGAGCGACAGCGAAGTGACTCAGGAAGAGATCGACCACGTCGTAGGCCGCATCAGCACATTTGGTGCCGACAATCGGGCTGGCATCGAGCGGACGCTGCACCGCATCTCCTGTATCCGCAACCGACAGGGCAAGGTTGTTGGCCTGACCTGCCGGGTGGGACGAGCCGTCTATGGGACCATCGACATCATCCGGGACATTGTGGAGGCGGGCAAGAGCATCATGCTGTTGGGCCGACCTGGTGTGGGCAAGACGACAATGCTGCGCGAGATAGCCAGGGTGCTGGCGGAGAAGAAGCGCGTTATCGTGGTGGACACTTCAAACGAGATCGGCGGCGACGGTGACATCCCGCATCCGGCGATTGGCCGTGCGCGACGCATGCAGGTGCCCACGCCGGTTATGCAACACGCGGTGATGATCGAAGCCGTCGAGAACCACATGCCCGAGGTCATCGTCATCGATGAGATGGGGACCGAGCTCGAAGCAGAAGCGGCACGGACCATCGCCGAGCGCGGGGTGCAACTGGTCGCGACTGCTCACGGCAACACGCTGGACAACTTGATGATGAATCCAACGCTTTCGGACCTGGTCGGCGGCATACAGTCGGTGACCCTGAGCGATGAAGAGGCCCGCCGGCGAGGAACGCAGAAATCGGTGCTGGAACGCAAGGCGCCCCCGACCTTTGAGGTTGTGGTGGAGATTCAAGAGTGGGATCGACTGGCGGTGCGCCACGATGTGGCCGAGGCAGTGGACGCTTTGCTGCGCGGTCGCACCACGCCGGCCGAGGTGCGCCAGCGCGACGAGAGCGGTGAGATTCACGTGGAGACGGCCGTGACCCATGCCGACCTGCCACGGCAGGCAGCGGCAGTGCGGGACACGGCAGAGGAGCGGCCGTCGCGCACGCTGAGAGTGTTTCCCTATGGAATCAGTCTGGGGCGGCTGCGTCAGGCCAGCAAGGCACTGAATCTGCCGGTGGTGGTGGTCAACGATGTTGGCGAGGCGGACATCCTCATGACCTCCAAGAGCTACTACCGCAAGAGGCCGCAGACGATCACCGACGCGGAGCGGTCGGGTCTTTCAGTCTATGTTCTGCGGAGCAACACTACGACGCAGATGGAAAAGTGCCTGGCCGACATCTTTGGGCTCGAGTCAGCGGCCAATCCCCTTACATTGGCCGTGCGCGAGACGCAGGAGGCGATCGAGTTGATCCTGCGGGGCCAGAGGTCATCGGTTGAGCTCGCACCTCAGGAGGCTTTTGTGCGGCGTCAGCAGCATGAGTTGGCGCGCGCCTCCAAGCTGAGCTCGTACAGCAAGGGCAAAGAGCCATACCGGCGGGTGCGCATACAACAGGGGCAATAG
- the pdxT gene encoding Glutamine amidotransferase subunit PdxT, with amino-acid sequence MRRAAELEGLDALIIPGGESTTVGKLAVAYGLVDAIRGLAETGFPVWGTCAGMILLAKDVGVGQPLIGVMDIVVRRNAFGRQTESFEVDLNIPVLDGVASGPERGKPFRGIFIRAPLIDRVGSSVETLAVLPEHGGAFVAARQGRLLATAFHPELTDDSRFHRYFLSMAGH; translated from the coding sequence GTGCGGCGCGCAGCCGAACTGGAAGGCCTGGATGCACTGATCATCCCGGGCGGCGAGAGCACCACCGTGGGCAAGCTGGCTGTAGCTTATGGGTTGGTGGACGCGATTCGCGGCCTTGCAGAGACAGGCTTCCCGGTCTGGGGCACATGCGCCGGTATGATTCTGCTGGCGAAGGATGTCGGAGTCGGCCAACCGCTCATCGGTGTGATGGATATCGTGGTCAGGCGAAATGCTTTCGGGCGTCAGACCGAGAGCTTTGAAGTGGACCTGAACATCCCGGTGCTGGATGGCGTGGCCAGCGGGCCGGAGCGAGGCAAGCCGTTTCGGGGTATCTTTATCCGTGCGCCTCTGATCGACCGGGTTGGCAGCAGTGTTGAGACACTGGCTGTCCTTCCGGAGCATGGAGGGGCTTTCGTCGCGGCCAGGCAGGGTCGTCTGCTGGCGACGGCCTTCCACCCGGAGCTGACCGACGATTCGCGTTTCCACCGCTACTTTCTGTCCATGGCTGGGCATTAA
- the pdxS gene encoding Pyridoxal biosynthesis lyase PdxS: MAEVEKGSWTVKSGLAQMLKGGVIMDVVTPDHARIAEDAGACAVMALERVPADIRAQGGVARMSDPELIQRIMDAVTIPVMAKCRIGHFVEAQILESLGVDYIDESEVLTPADEEHHIEKHAFKVPFVCGCRNLGEALRRIGEGAAMMRTKGEAGTGNVVEAVRHARTVLGAIRRLQSMAPEELMAAAKEMGAPYDLVVEVARLGRLPVVNFAAGGIATPADAALMMQLGVDGVFVGSGIFKSADPARRAAAIVKATTHFRDPAVLADVSRGLGEAMPGLEIGSIPEAERLAARGW; the protein is encoded by the coding sequence ATGGCCGAGGTCGAGAAAGGCAGTTGGACAGTCAAGAGCGGCCTGGCGCAGATGCTCAAGGGCGGCGTCATCATGGATGTCGTCACACCTGACCATGCCAGGATAGCGGAGGACGCCGGGGCGTGTGCAGTTATGGCTCTGGAGCGGGTGCCGGCGGATATCAGGGCGCAGGGCGGGGTTGCCCGTATGAGTGACCCGGAGTTGATTCAGCGGATTATGGACGCGGTGACCATTCCGGTAATGGCCAAGTGCCGGATCGGGCACTTTGTCGAAGCGCAGATCCTCGAGTCCCTCGGCGTCGACTATATCGACGAAAGCGAAGTGCTCACGCCAGCCGATGAGGAGCACCACATCGAGAAGCACGCCTTCAAGGTGCCCTTTGTGTGCGGTTGCCGCAACCTCGGCGAAGCGCTGCGGCGCATCGGTGAAGGCGCGGCGATGATGCGCACCAAAGGCGAGGCAGGCACGGGCAACGTCGTTGAGGCGGTGCGGCATGCACGCACCGTGCTGGGAGCCATCCGCCGCCTGCAAAGCATGGCCCCGGAGGAGCTGATGGCCGCGGCGAAGGAGATGGGCGCCCCTTATGACCTGGTCGTCGAGGTGGCCAGGCTTGGCCGGCTGCCCGTGGTGAACTTTGCCGCGGGAGGCATTGCCACGCCGGCCGACGCGGCGCTGATGATGCAGCTTGGTGTGGATGGTGTGTTTGTTGGCTCGGGCATCTTCAAGTCTGCCGACCCGGCGCGCCGAGCAGCGGCCATTGTGAAGGCGACCACGCATTTCAGAGATCCAGCGGTCCTGGCTGATGTTTCGCGAGGCCTGGGAGAGGCGATGCCCGGTCTGGAGATCGGTAGCATCCCAGAGGCGGAGCGGCTGGCCGCGAGAGGGTGGTAG